A genome region from Neptunomonas japonica JAMM 1380 includes the following:
- a CDS encoding sterol desaturase family protein encodes MQDEATFRLVFFLGAFVVCAGIEWLRPKRAWRESRLTRWRINLAIILMNTLIVRLTVGAIAVTAAVWAQQEQIGLFYWLQLSGVISSAVGFLLLDMAIWCQHWITHKWSVLWRLHQVHHTDLDLDVTSALRFHPVEIVLSLIYKAMIIVVLGIDPLVVITFEIVLNASAIFTHANIRLPSRLDSALRWVVCTPDMHRIHHSVYQEETDSNYGFFLSIWDRLFSTYTVEPKDNHQQMKLGLSEHRQQPALGFFALLKLPGQKLLSSRQVP; translated from the coding sequence GTGCAAGATGAAGCAACATTTAGGCTGGTTTTTTTTCTGGGCGCTTTTGTGGTGTGTGCCGGTATTGAATGGTTGCGCCCAAAGCGCGCTTGGCGAGAGTCTAGGCTGACTCGTTGGCGCATCAATTTAGCGATTATTTTGATGAACACCCTTATTGTGCGATTGACTGTTGGGGCTATTGCGGTAACCGCCGCCGTGTGGGCTCAGCAAGAACAAATCGGCCTGTTTTATTGGTTGCAGCTATCGGGGGTTATCTCGTCGGCAGTCGGTTTTTTGCTATTAGATATGGCAATTTGGTGCCAGCACTGGATTACACATAAGTGGTCTGTGCTGTGGCGCCTACATCAAGTGCACCATACGGATCTCGATCTAGATGTGACGTCTGCTTTGCGGTTTCATCCGGTAGAGATCGTATTATCTCTGATCTATAAAGCGATGATAATCGTAGTATTGGGAATCGATCCCTTGGTTGTTATCACTTTTGAAATTGTACTCAATGCTTCAGCCATTTTTACGCATGCCAATATCCGCTTACCTTCGAGGCTAGATAGCGCTCTTCGTTGGGTCGTCTGTACTCCTGATATGCACCGTATCCATCATTCTGTCTACCAAGAAGAAACAGACAGCAACTATGGTTTTTTTCTGTCTATTTGGGATCGCCTTTTTTCAACCTATACAGTTGAACCTAAGGATAATCACCAGCAGATGAAGCTGGGCTTGTCTGAGCACCGGCAGCAACCGGCGTTAGGTTTCTTTGCACTACTTAAGTTGCCTGGGCAAAAGTTGCTCTCTTCTCGTCAGGTGCCTTAA